The following coding sequences lie in one Leucobacter allii genomic window:
- a CDS encoding LysR family transcriptional regulator, protein MSAEIDPRALMSFRAVAEHGSFAAAARELGWTQPALSGQVRRLEEGLGAALVVRTVKGVRLTDAGTRLLHYAELIDGHLARAARDVAGIVAGEARTVRVVAFPSACTSIVAPAMSELLARPGGAPGTTIDLEQQEPTSVPELLRRGAADVALVFRHDAQELRGAEEEFASTEIGWDPLQLIVSARRGDARAQRTRRMAHHAGDRWVAGCPSCRQHFLRIAEREGFAPDIRHSTDDYMVVQELVARDMCVSVVPRLSLVSYRHPGIRAYGLEEGDGRRLMILTARDESRAEVRAVVAALQRSAARVLDPEPGEG, encoded by the coding sequence ATGAGCGCCGAGATCGATCCGCGCGCGCTGATGTCGTTCCGCGCGGTCGCCGAGCACGGCTCCTTCGCCGCCGCCGCGCGCGAACTCGGCTGGACGCAGCCGGCGCTCAGCGGGCAGGTCCGCCGCCTCGAGGAGGGACTCGGCGCGGCGCTCGTCGTGCGCACCGTGAAGGGCGTGCGCCTCACCGACGCGGGCACGCGGCTGCTGCACTACGCGGAGCTCATCGACGGCCACCTCGCCCGCGCGGCCCGGGACGTCGCGGGGATCGTGGCGGGGGAAGCCCGGACGGTCCGCGTCGTCGCCTTCCCCTCGGCGTGCACGAGCATCGTCGCCCCGGCCATGTCCGAGCTCCTCGCCCGCCCCGGCGGGGCCCCGGGTACGACCATCGACCTCGAGCAGCAGGAGCCGACCTCGGTGCCCGAGCTGCTGCGCCGCGGTGCGGCGGACGTCGCGCTCGTCTTCCGCCACGACGCGCAGGAGCTCCGAGGGGCCGAGGAGGAGTTCGCCTCGACCGAGATCGGCTGGGACCCGCTGCAGCTCATCGTCTCCGCCCGGCGCGGCGATGCGCGGGCGCAGCGCACCAGGCGGATGGCGCATCATGCGGGCGACCGCTGGGTCGCCGGCTGCCCGAGCTGCCGGCAGCACTTCCTGCGCATCGCCGAGCGCGAGGGCTTCGCACCCGACATCCGCCACTCCACCGACGACTACATGGTCGTGCAGGAGCTCGTGGCCCGCGACATGTGCGTGTCCGTGGTGCCGCGGCTGAGCCTCGTCAGCTACCGCCATCCCGGCATCCGGGCGTACGGGCTCGAGGAGGGCGACGGCCGACGGCTCATGATCCTCACCGCGCGCGATGAATCCCGCGCCGAGGTGCGGGCGGTCGTGGCGGCGCTGCAGCGATCCGCCGCTCGAGTGCTGGACCCGGAGCCGGGCGAGGGCTGA
- a CDS encoding PucR family transcriptional regulator — MATLSQLLAVPALGLRLLQSGPGDPEMSWSSTTELLDLSAHLEGGEIILTTGLALAFDDPRWRDFVAALSRARVAAIGFGVGVNHDRVPPGLVLAASSYRVALFEVPPPTPFIAVSKAIARLLQADELRSARSAIQAQQRLLDGARDERSPAEILASIAQATGRHLALIAGDGRALASTAGFAAAQASGEAERIALDREGTLHLAIAGSEPLAPEGRAVLTAGAMVLGLELRGDHAATARERERWERLAAGLLSGELPPAAVSVLAPGAELPGRVRAIAVQGGAEDLAAWRRRPRGGLERLIAPGDAPDTPGLARAWQLVADDEAALARALETAALHDLDAVVGRPATLAEAPLSRRSAASRLRSLSPTAPLYTAPRVPEAVWADRDAPLLEALLATDGVPAAGTRSAAHRATEREAAKAPRPLTARVLGPLSAHVAELDASERTMLRETLGRIFRSDGQRGPAAQALGIHRNTLRDRLARIERLTGRSLADPDDRAELWFALRLEEIGG, encoded by the coding sequence GTGGCCACCCTCTCCCAGCTCCTCGCCGTTCCCGCACTCGGGCTGCGCCTCCTCCAATCGGGGCCCGGCGACCCGGAGATGAGCTGGAGCTCGACGACCGAGCTGCTCGATCTCAGCGCGCATCTCGAGGGCGGTGAGATCATCCTCACCACGGGCCTCGCCCTGGCCTTCGACGATCCTCGCTGGCGCGACTTCGTGGCGGCGCTCAGCCGCGCCAGGGTCGCCGCGATCGGCTTCGGCGTCGGGGTGAATCACGACCGGGTGCCCCCCGGCCTCGTCCTCGCCGCGAGCTCCTACCGCGTCGCCCTCTTCGAGGTCCCGCCCCCGACGCCCTTCATCGCGGTCAGCAAGGCGATCGCCCGTCTGCTCCAGGCGGACGAGCTGCGCTCCGCGCGCTCCGCGATCCAGGCGCAGCAGCGGCTGCTCGACGGCGCTCGGGACGAGCGCTCCCCCGCGGAGATCCTGGCGAGCATCGCCCAGGCCACCGGCCGGCATCTCGCGCTGATCGCCGGGGACGGGCGCGCGCTCGCGAGCACCGCGGGCTTCGCAGCCGCGCAGGCATCCGGCGAGGCGGAGCGCATCGCGCTCGACCGAGAGGGGACGCTGCACCTCGCGATCGCGGGATCCGAGCCGCTCGCGCCCGAGGGCCGCGCTGTGCTCACGGCCGGGGCGATGGTGCTCGGGCTCGAGCTGCGCGGCGACCACGCGGCGACCGCGCGCGAACGGGAGCGCTGGGAACGGCTCGCCGCCGGGCTCCTCTCCGGCGAGCTGCCCCCGGCGGCCGTCTCCGTGCTCGCGCCCGGCGCCGAGCTGCCCGGACGCGTGCGCGCGATCGCGGTCCAGGGCGGGGCGGAGGATCTCGCGGCCTGGCGCCGCCGCCCGCGCGGAGGCCTGGAGCGGCTCATCGCCCCGGGCGACGCCCCGGACACCCCGGGCCTCGCCCGAGCCTGGCAGCTCGTCGCAGACGATGAGGCGGCACTCGCGCGCGCGCTCGAGACCGCGGCGCTGCACGACCTCGACGCGGTCGTCGGCCGCCCGGCGACGCTCGCCGAGGCCCCGCTGAGCCGGCGCTCGGCCGCGTCCCGGCTGCGTTCCCTCTCGCCGACCGCGCCGCTGTACACGGCGCCGCGCGTCCCCGAGGCGGTGTGGGCGGATCGCGACGCGCCGCTGCTCGAGGCGCTCCTCGCGACGGACGGCGTCCCCGCGGCCGGCACCCGCTCCGCGGCGCACCGCGCGACGGAGCGCGAGGCGGCGAAGGCGCCCCGCCCGCTGACCGCCCGGGTGCTCGGACCGCTCTCGGCGCACGTCGCGGAGCTGGACGCCTCCGAACGGACGATGCTCCGCGAGACCCTCGGCCGCATCTTCCGCTCGGACGGGCAGCGCGGTCCCGCCGCGCAGGCGCTCGGCATCCATCGCAACACCCTCCGCGACCGCCTCGCGCGCATCGAGCGCCTGACCGGGCGCTCCCTCGCGGATCCGGACGACCGGGCCGAGCTCTGGTTCGCGCTCCGGCTCGAGGAGATCGGCGGCTGA
- a CDS encoding acyl-CoA dehydrogenase family protein, translated as MTTTIDQLFDVADFVTEEEREWQLKARDFAQTRIRPIIDQAFEDRRLPVELLPEVGEFGAFGMYLEGYGLKGASSVAYGLVAMEFEAVDSGFRTALSVQGSLAMGAIYKFGSEEQKQRWLPAMGRGEAIGFFGLTEPQGGSDPNTMLTTARREGDEWVLNGRKRWIGLATIAAVGVIWAKDEEGIVRGFVVPTDTPGFQATAIENKLSMRASLQTEIVLDEVRLPADAILPGSKGLSSPFKCLNEARYGIAWGVMGAARSCLEAAVERSQSREVFGAPIGSKQIIQAKLADMFLEYEKGLLLALHLGRLKDAGTLPHAQISVGKLNNVREAIKIAGTCRSILGGDGITSDFPVMRHMANLESVRTYEGTDEVHQLVIGRELTGIAAF; from the coding sequence ATGACCACCACCATCGACCAGCTGTTCGACGTCGCCGACTTCGTCACCGAGGAGGAGCGCGAGTGGCAGCTCAAGGCGCGCGACTTCGCCCAGACGCGGATCCGCCCGATCATCGACCAGGCCTTCGAGGACCGCAGGCTGCCGGTCGAGCTGCTCCCCGAGGTCGGCGAATTCGGCGCCTTCGGCATGTACCTCGAGGGATACGGCCTGAAGGGCGCCTCGTCGGTCGCCTACGGCCTCGTCGCCATGGAGTTCGAGGCCGTCGACTCCGGGTTCCGCACCGCCCTGTCGGTGCAGGGCTCGCTCGCGATGGGCGCCATCTACAAGTTCGGCTCCGAGGAGCAGAAGCAGCGCTGGCTGCCCGCGATGGGCCGGGGCGAGGCGATCGGCTTCTTCGGCCTCACCGAGCCGCAGGGGGGCTCGGACCCGAACACGATGCTCACGACGGCACGGCGCGAGGGCGACGAGTGGGTGCTCAACGGCCGGAAGCGGTGGATCGGGCTCGCCACGATCGCCGCGGTCGGGGTGATCTGGGCGAAGGACGAGGAGGGGATCGTGCGCGGCTTCGTCGTGCCGACCGACACTCCGGGCTTCCAGGCGACCGCGATCGAGAACAAGCTCTCGATGCGCGCCTCGCTCCAGACGGAGATCGTGCTCGACGAGGTGCGCCTGCCGGCCGACGCGATCCTGCCGGGTTCGAAGGGGCTGTCCTCGCCCTTCAAGTGTCTGAACGAGGCCCGTTACGGCATCGCGTGGGGCGTCATGGGCGCCGCGCGCTCCTGCCTCGAGGCGGCGGTCGAGCGCTCGCAGTCGCGCGAGGTGTTCGGCGCGCCGATCGGCTCCAAGCAGATCATCCAGGCGAAGCTCGCCGACATGTTCCTCGAGTACGAGAAGGGGCTGCTGCTCGCCCTGCACCTCGGGCGCCTCAAGGACGCCGGCACGCTGCCGCACGCCCAGATCTCCGTGGGCAAGCTCAACAACGTCCGGGAGGCCATCAAGATCGCCGGCACCTGCCGCTCGATCCTCGGCGGCGACGGCATCACCTCCGACTTCCCGGTGATGCGCCACATGGCGAACCTGGAGTCGGTGCGCACCTACGAGGGCACGGACGAGGTGCACCAGCTGGTCATCGGGCGAGAGCTCACCGGCATCGCGGCCTTCTAG
- a CDS encoding ABC transporter permease, producing MSPRTRRPERGGRTARTVILRIAGVLVILLLISFLTFTLLYLAPGDLVKNLLGNRPSSPDAIAAIRAQYRLDDPFLVRYGDWLLSALRGDFGVSIRLQQPVTEVIGARLPLTVLLIALAFLFAVVTAVPLGIWSAARNGSAIDRAVSAASLFGLSAPSFALAILAISVFSILIPVFPAYGAGDGGLDTLWHVLLPALVLALGIGAILMRMTRAAVLRELESDAITFARARGIPERRVRGIALRAALIPIVTSAGLILTFIIGGTIIVETVFALPGIGQLLEEAVLFKDLPVVQAITLLVAAAIAGITILVDLSYLALDPRVRARERAA from the coding sequence GTGTCCCCACGCACCCGACGGCCCGAACGCGGCGGCCGCACCGCGCGCACGGTGATTCTGCGGATCGCCGGCGTGCTGGTGATCCTGCTCCTGATCTCGTTCCTCACCTTCACGCTGCTCTACCTCGCGCCCGGCGATCTCGTGAAGAACCTCCTCGGCAATCGTCCGAGCTCGCCCGATGCGATCGCGGCGATCCGCGCGCAGTACCGCCTCGACGATCCGTTCCTCGTCCGCTACGGCGACTGGCTCCTCAGCGCGCTCCGCGGCGACTTCGGGGTCTCGATCCGACTGCAGCAGCCCGTGACGGAGGTGATCGGGGCGCGACTCCCCCTGACCGTCCTGCTCATCGCGCTGGCCTTCCTCTTCGCGGTCGTCACGGCGGTCCCGCTCGGGATCTGGAGCGCGGCGCGCAACGGCAGCGCGATCGACCGCGCCGTGAGCGCCGCCTCGCTGTTCGGGCTCTCCGCGCCGAGCTTCGCGCTCGCCATCCTCGCGATCTCCGTGTTCTCGATCCTCATCCCGGTCTTCCCCGCCTACGGCGCGGGCGACGGCGGCCTGGACACGCTCTGGCACGTCCTCCTCCCCGCCCTCGTGCTCGCGCTCGGCATCGGGGCGATCCTCATGCGCATGACGCGCGCCGCGGTGCTGCGGGAGCTCGAGAGCGACGCCATCACCTTCGCCCGGGCGCGCGGCATCCCGGAACGGCGCGTGCGCGGCATCGCGCTGCGCGCGGCCCTCATCCCCATCGTGACGAGCGCCGGGCTCATCCTCACGTTCATCATCGGGGGCACCATCATCGTGGAGACCGTGTTCGCGCTGCCCGGCATCGGCCAGCTGCTCGAGGAGGCGGTGCTCTTCAAGGACCTGCCGGTCGTCCAGGCGATCACGCTGCTCGTGGCCGCCGCGATCGCCGGGATCACCATCCTCGTGGATCTGAGCTACCTCGCGCTCGACCCGCGGGTCCGGGCGAGGGAGCGTGCCGCATGA
- a CDS encoding ABC transporter substrate-binding protein, with protein MQATPQRTPLRRIGAAALLTAALALVGCAGGSAAPPAEDVELVDTGAEIEEVTVAFPGSLANLYIGQESGILNYNLAATVQEGLVAQDAEGKVVPALAESWETPDETTYVFALREDAAFQNGDPVTPQDVVFSLERAADAEASPGISYYLANLASAEVTGEHEVTVTSTTPDATFLTSLSNTGALVVTQQAFWEEHDGAVGTSSSLLMGTGPYRVTEFQPDSHVTLERVDTWWGELPPAKSIRVNFIPDASTRLAAAQKGDVDIAFNVPINQAEDWGAIAGMRVESMNDLSYVGLLFDQRVPPFDDVDVRTAIAQSIDRAAIAEKLLRGYGEAATAIMTPESLAAAYDGDEARRVLAEEVPQHDFDLESARALLAGTEAEGLSTEITYPNTGPQIGIAAQAIAENLNEIGMDVSVREVPIEEWLATIGDGEHGIGFMWYFSTTGDPAEVSSYLVGPDNPNGFESEEAAALITEANALSDPAERAAKLLELERLNAEQVVNAPIWWGKSVTAFSNTVGVHDYSPFTFTGAWGAQLFAAEAE; from the coding sequence ATGCAAGCCACACCCCAGCGCACCCCCCTGCGCCGCATCGGCGCGGCGGCGCTCCTCACCGCGGCGCTCGCCCTCGTCGGCTGCGCCGGCGGCTCCGCCGCCCCGCCCGCCGAGGACGTCGAGCTCGTCGACACCGGCGCGGAGATCGAGGAGGTCACGGTGGCCTTCCCCGGATCGCTCGCGAATCTCTACATCGGTCAGGAGAGCGGGATCCTCAACTACAACCTCGCCGCGACCGTGCAGGAGGGCCTCGTCGCCCAGGACGCCGAGGGCAAGGTCGTCCCGGCGCTCGCGGAATCGTGGGAGACGCCGGACGAGACGACGTACGTCTTCGCCCTGCGCGAGGACGCGGCCTTCCAGAACGGCGACCCGGTCACGCCGCAGGACGTGGTCTTCAGTCTCGAGCGCGCCGCCGACGCCGAGGCGTCCCCCGGCATCTCCTACTACCTCGCGAACCTCGCCTCGGCGGAGGTCACCGGTGAGCACGAGGTGACCGTCACGAGCACGACCCCCGACGCGACGTTCCTCACGAGCCTCTCGAACACCGGCGCGCTCGTCGTCACCCAGCAGGCGTTCTGGGAGGAGCACGACGGCGCGGTCGGCACGAGCAGCTCGTTGCTCATGGGGACCGGACCGTACCGGGTGACGGAGTTCCAACCGGACTCGCACGTCACGCTCGAGCGGGTCGACACCTGGTGGGGCGAGCTGCCCCCGGCGAAGTCCATCCGCGTGAACTTCATCCCCGATGCGAGCACGCGCCTCGCCGCGGCGCAGAAGGGCGACGTCGACATCGCGTTCAACGTGCCCATCAATCAGGCCGAGGACTGGGGGGCGATCGCGGGCATGCGCGTCGAGTCGATGAACGACCTCTCCTACGTCGGGCTGCTCTTCGATCAGCGCGTGCCGCCGTTCGACGACGTCGACGTGCGCACCGCGATCGCGCAGAGCATCGACCGCGCCGCGATCGCCGAGAAGCTGCTGCGCGGCTACGGCGAGGCTGCGACCGCCATCATGACGCCGGAGTCGCTCGCCGCGGCCTACGACGGGGACGAGGCGCGTCGCGTGCTGGCGGAGGAGGTGCCGCAGCACGACTTCGATCTCGAGTCGGCGCGGGCGCTCCTCGCGGGCACGGAGGCCGAGGGGCTCTCCACGGAGATCACCTACCCGAACACCGGCCCGCAGATCGGCATCGCCGCGCAGGCCATCGCCGAGAACCTCAACGAGATCGGCATGGACGTGTCGGTGCGCGAGGTCCCCATCGAGGAGTGGCTCGCGACGATCGGCGACGGCGAGCACGGCATCGGTTTCATGTGGTACTTCTCGACGACCGGCGATCCCGCCGAGGTGAGCAGCTACCTCGTCGGCCCGGACAACCCGAACGGCTTCGAGAGCGAGGAGGCCGCGGCCCTCATCACCGAGGCGAACGCGCTCTCCGATCCGGCGGAGCGGGCCGCGAAGCTCCTCGAGCTCGAGCGGCTCAACGCCGAGCAGGTCGTCAACGCGCCGATCTGGTGGGGGAAGTCGGTCACCGCGTTCTCCAACACGGTCGGCGTCCACGACTACAGCCCGTTCACCTTCACCGGCGCCTGGGGAGCCCAGCTCTTCGCGGCCGAAGCCGAATAG
- a CDS encoding DUF1648 domain-containing protein, with translation MTDDAPDSGPMRRDPAPGEDPAPGQAPDPGPSPDPDPGSDSVRADGPSARRRYAAPAPLPEPRLTPEQQRELARARRAARWVGLILPLAVIAVACALLAVWLPRMPDPAATHWGFTGGPDGFGAPSTFLWLTLGLGGGMTVLLSLMTGLSGLKPGAPMWSSAQRFLAAFAAGFAVFFATVGIASAAVQLDLAEAADAPGIGGYMGLGFGAWIVVGLVAWAVQPRADILMAPEAPSAALELASTERAVWFGRVRPSRVYSWLAGFAAVSMVLAVAIVFASPAPAAVQWVMVGALVIVVGLLAVSAGFRVRVDAAGLVARSVVGWPVFRLPATDVARVEVSRIEPLTEFGGWGLRWAPGRFGIVMRAGEALVATRHDGRLFAVTVDDARTAAAALEAARNGEGTRE, from the coding sequence ATGACCGACGACGCTCCCGATTCCGGACCGATGCGCCGGGATCCGGCTCCGGGCGAGGATCCGGCTCCGGGCCAGGCTCCGGATCCTGGTCCGAGTCCGGATCCGGATCCCGGTTCTGATTCCGTTCGCGCCGACGGGCCGTCCGCGCGGAGGCGGTACGCGGCGCCCGCACCGCTGCCCGAGCCGCGGCTGACTCCCGAGCAGCAGCGCGAGCTCGCCCGCGCGAGACGCGCGGCGCGCTGGGTCGGGCTGATCCTGCCGCTGGCCGTCATCGCCGTCGCGTGCGCGCTGCTCGCCGTGTGGCTGCCGCGGATGCCGGATCCCGCCGCCACGCACTGGGGCTTCACCGGCGGCCCCGACGGCTTCGGTGCCCCGAGCACCTTCCTCTGGCTGACCCTCGGTCTCGGCGGCGGCATGACCGTGCTGCTGTCGCTGATGACGGGCCTGTCCGGGCTGAAGCCCGGCGCGCCGATGTGGTCGTCGGCGCAGCGCTTCCTCGCGGCCTTCGCCGCCGGGTTCGCGGTCTTCTTCGCCACGGTCGGCATCGCCAGCGCGGCGGTGCAGCTCGATCTCGCCGAGGCCGCCGACGCGCCGGGCATCGGCGGGTACATGGGGCTCGGCTTCGGGGCTTGGATCGTCGTCGGCCTCGTCGCCTGGGCCGTGCAGCCGCGCGCCGACATCCTGATGGCGCCCGAGGCGCCGAGCGCCGCGCTGGAGCTGGCGTCGACGGAGCGCGCGGTCTGGTTCGGGCGGGTGCGTCCGTCGCGGGTGTACTCCTGGCTCGCCGGATTCGCGGCGGTATCGATGGTGCTCGCCGTCGCCATCGTGTTCGCCTCCCCGGCGCCGGCCGCCGTGCAGTGGGTGATGGTCGGCGCGCTCGTGATCGTCGTCGGGCTGCTCGCGGTCTCGGCGGGGTTCCGAGTGCGCGTGGACGCCGCGGGGCTCGTGGCCCGATCCGTGGTCGGATGGCCGGTGTTCCGGTTGCCGGCGACCGACGTCGCCCGCGTCGAGGTCTCCCGGATCGAGCCGCTCACCGAGTTCGGCGGGTGGGGACTGCGCTGGGCGCCCGGGCGCTTCGGCATCGTGATGCGTGCCGGGGAGGCGCTCGTGGCGACCCGGCACGACGGGCGGCTCTTCGCCGTGACCGTCGACGACGCGCGCACGGCGGCCGCGGCGCTAGAGGCCGCGCGGAACGGGGAGGGGACGCGGGAATGA
- a CDS encoding GntR family transcriptional regulator produces the protein MLIRIDEASERPIYAQIADAIRGDLAAGRLRAGETLPPAREVAAALRINPHTVLHAYQALRDEGLVDLRRGRGAVVTDRVAGLAELHVQAVALAERATILGIGPEALAALVSHAGRRAGAPVAARATRPATGIAPERPQEDR, from the coding sequence ATGCTGATCCGGATCGACGAGGCCAGCGAGCGGCCGATCTACGCGCAGATCGCCGACGCGATCCGCGGCGACCTCGCCGCGGGCCGGCTCCGCGCCGGGGAGACGCTGCCCCCGGCCCGCGAGGTGGCCGCAGCCCTCCGCATCAACCCCCATACCGTGCTGCACGCCTACCAGGCGCTCCGGGACGAGGGGCTCGTCGATCTGCGCCGGGGCCGCGGCGCCGTCGTCACCGATCGCGTCGCCGGGCTCGCCGAACTGCACGTGCAGGCGGTCGCGCTCGCGGAACGCGCGACGATCCTCGGGATCGGCCCCGAGGCGCTCGCCGCGCTCGTCTCCCACGCCGGTCGCCGCGCCGGCGCTCCCGTCGCCGCCCGCGCGACGCGCCCCGCGACCGGCATCGCGCCGGAACGACCTCAGGAGGACCGATGA
- a CDS encoding CaiB/BaiF CoA transferase family protein → MRRNDVPQDPGTGRDGPAAGASADTGAARVGALAGIRVADFSRVLAGPHATMILADLGADVIKIESPEGDGTRQWRPPVNAAGQSTYFAGVNRGKRSVVCDLRDPEGLARARELARTADVVIENFKPGTMERFGLGYAELAADNPGVVYCSISGFGDAAGRDLPGYDLLVQAVGGLMSITGQSDAAGGEPTKVGVALVDILTGLNSVIGIQAALRARDTAGSPVAGRGQHVKVTLLGSLLSALANQASSTLETGVAPGRMGNAHPSIAPYETLAAADQPIALAVGTDGQFARLCGVLGIPELADDERFRTNPQRVAHREALRAALQEALRARDAADWIAALTAANIPAGRVNTIAQAFELAESLGLEPVAETAALGPDGATHAVRSVALPVSLSETPARYETPPPGIGEHQDAAWLPR, encoded by the coding sequence GTGCGAAGGAACGACGTGCCGCAGGATCCGGGCACCGGGCGGGACGGACCCGCCGCCGGGGCGTCGGCCGATACGGGTGCCGCCCGGGTCGGCGCACTCGCCGGGATCCGCGTCGCCGATTTCTCGCGCGTGCTGGCGGGGCCGCACGCCACGATGATCCTCGCCGATCTCGGCGCCGACGTCATCAAGATCGAGAGCCCGGAGGGCGACGGCACCCGGCAGTGGCGGCCGCCCGTGAATGCGGCGGGGCAGAGCACCTATTTCGCCGGGGTCAACCGCGGCAAGCGCTCGGTGGTCTGCGACCTGCGCGATCCCGAGGGCCTCGCGCGCGCCCGGGAGCTCGCCCGCACGGCCGACGTCGTGATCGAGAACTTCAAGCCGGGAACCATGGAGCGCTTCGGCCTCGGGTACGCGGAGCTCGCGGCGGACAACCCGGGCGTCGTGTACTGCTCGATCTCGGGCTTCGGCGACGCGGCGGGGCGCGACCTCCCGGGCTACGACCTGCTCGTGCAGGCCGTCGGCGGCCTCATGAGCATCACGGGGCAGTCCGACGCGGCCGGCGGGGAGCCGACGAAGGTCGGTGTGGCGCTCGTCGACATCCTCACGGGCCTGAACTCGGTGATCGGGATCCAGGCCGCGCTGCGCGCGCGCGACACCGCCGGGTCCCCGGTCGCCGGACGCGGCCAGCACGTGAAGGTGACCCTGCTCGGCTCGCTGCTCTCCGCCCTCGCCAATCAGGCCTCCTCCACGCTCGAGACCGGCGTCGCTCCCGGCCGCATGGGCAACGCCCACCCCTCGATCGCCCCGTACGAGACCCTCGCCGCGGCGGATCAGCCGATCGCGCTCGCGGTCGGCACCGACGGGCAGTTCGCGCGCCTGTGCGGCGTCCTCGGCATCCCCGAGCTCGCCGATGACGAGCGCTTCCGCACGAATCCGCAGCGCGTCGCGCACCGGGAGGCGCTCCGCGCGGCGCTGCAGGAGGCGCTCCGCGCCCGCGATGCGGCCGACTGGATCGCGGCGCTCACCGCCGCGAACATCCCCGCCGGGCGGGTGAACACGATCGCGCAGGCATTCGAGCTCGCCGAGTCCCTGGGGCTCGAGCCCGTCGCCGAGACCGCGGCGCTCGGCCCGGACGGCGCGACGCACGCGGTCCGCTCGGTCGCGCTGCCCGTGTCCCTGTCCGAGACGCCCGCGCGCTACGAGACCCCGCCGCCCGGTATCGGCGAGCACCAGGACGCCGCCTGGCTGCCGCGCTGA
- a CDS encoding MalY/PatB family protein produces MSTSLHTSDRAIGRAIAEMDFGRPEAVTRALADALAEGELGYLSAAHIARMQDAVGAWLETEYGWTPPPAAIRPVSDLVAGFRAVLTHFVPEGEPIIVPTPAYMPFVSVPQLIGRPVIEVPMIREAAGWRYDLDGLRAAFGRGARLLVLCNPHNPIGKVADGAELAELERLVDECGGMVFADEIHAPIMLGDEPHLVYAARSPRAAAHTITATSASKAFNIPGAKCGQLVFTNPEHLERWQRVGHWYEHQTSALGVVATEAAYGRGREWLAETLAVLREGIAVATSLLGEGELHGGPRVVPPRATYLLWCDLRGTALDPAGASAAALVRRRAGLIVTDGAECGAAGEGCVRFNAALPLPELRAAMERLLRAAAPTCD; encoded by the coding sequence ATGTCGACGAGCCTGCACACGTCGGATCGAGCGATCGGTCGCGCGATCGCCGAGATGGATTTCGGGAGACCCGAGGCGGTGACCCGCGCCCTCGCCGACGCGCTCGCGGAGGGGGAGCTCGGCTACCTCTCCGCAGCGCACATCGCGCGGATGCAGGACGCCGTCGGAGCCTGGCTCGAGACCGAGTACGGCTGGACCCCGCCGCCGGCCGCGATCCGACCGGTGTCCGATCTGGTCGCGGGCTTCCGCGCCGTGCTCACCCACTTCGTGCCCGAGGGCGAGCCGATCATCGTGCCCACCCCGGCGTACATGCCCTTCGTGTCGGTGCCGCAGCTCATCGGGCGCCCCGTCATCGAGGTGCCCATGATCCGGGAGGCCGCGGGGTGGCGCTACGATCTCGACGGCCTGCGCGCCGCATTCGGCCGCGGCGCGCGGCTGCTCGTGCTCTGCAACCCGCACAACCCGATCGGGAAGGTGGCGGACGGGGCCGAGCTGGCGGAGCTCGAACGACTCGTCGACGAGTGCGGCGGCATGGTCTTCGCCGACGAGATCCACGCGCCGATCATGCTCGGCGACGAGCCGCACCTCGTCTACGCGGCGCGCTCGCCGCGGGCCGCGGCGCACACCATCACCGCGACGTCGGCGAGCAAGGCCTTCAACATTCCCGGCGCGAAGTGCGGTCAGCTCGTCTTCACGAATCCCGAGCACCTCGAACGCTGGCAGCGGGTGGGGCACTGGTACGAGCACCAGACCTCGGCGCTCGGCGTCGTGGCGACCGAGGCCGCCTACGGACGCGGGCGCGAGTGGCTCGCGGAGACGCTCGCGGTGCTGCGCGAGGGGATCGCCGTGGCGACATCGCTGCTGGGCGAGGGGGAGCTGCACGGCGGGCCGCGGGTCGTTCCGCCGCGCGCCACCTATCTGCTCTGGTGCGATCTCCGCGGCACCGCGCTCGACCCGGCCGGAGCGTCGGCCGCCGCGCTCGTGCGGCGCCGTGCGGGGCTCATCGTGACCGACGGCGCCGAATGCGGTGCCGCCGGCGAGGGGTGCGTGCGCTTCAACGCCGCGCTGCCCCTGCCGGAGCTGCGCGCGGCGATGGAGCGGCTCCTCCGTGCGGCCGCGCCGACGTGCGACTAG